In Rhizobium sp. ARZ01, a genomic segment contains:
- a CDS encoding cyclic nucleotide-binding domain-containing protein produces MLLKDEVQMLRRVPLFAGVDPTKLKLLAFTSDRVAYAAGEILFRQGDSGDAAYVILTGRADILVETPGGQIKVAEVENNSIVGEIAILCDVSRTATVKATTSLEALRISKEHFLKLLSDFPEVTIEVMRVLASRLSRTTMELSDERARARKSD; encoded by the coding sequence ATGCTGCTGAAAGACGAGGTACAGATGTTGCGGCGGGTGCCGCTGTTTGCCGGAGTGGATCCGACGAAGCTGAAGCTTCTCGCATTCACATCGGATCGCGTGGCCTACGCGGCCGGCGAAATCCTGTTCCGGCAGGGCGACAGTGGCGATGCCGCCTATGTGATCCTGACTGGCCGCGCCGACATTCTGGTGGAAACGCCGGGCGGCCAGATCAAGGTCGCCGAGGTCGAGAACAACTCGATCGTCGGCGAAATCGCGATCCTCTGCGACGTGTCACGTACGGCGACGGTCAAGGCCACGACCAGCCTGGAGGCGCTCAGGATCAGCAAGGAGCACTTCCTGAAGCTCCTGAGTGATTTTCCGGAAGTAACGATCGAAGTCATGCGGGTGCTGGCAAGCCGCCTCAGCCGCACGACGATGGAGCTTTCGGACGAGCGTGCCCGGGCGAGGAAGTCCGATTGA
- a CDS encoding ABC transporter ATP-binding protein produces MEKGLTHYIWTHTRKQQLWILLIVALSMIPYFMSFDLPKQIVNGPIQGQGFEGEAARQLFMRIEFALPFFGNVVFFPGIELNRLQMLMALSLVFLGLVVINGLFKLYINTYKGRLGERLLRRIRFELVDRVLRFPPSKFKRMKGAEIASMVKDEVEPLGGFTGDAFVAPALLGGQAATALFFIFVQNVWLGMIAGIIVAVQAVLIPRMRRRLLVLGRERQLTARELAGRVSEIVDGIGTIHAYDTSNLERADVAARLGRIFKIRYDLYQWKFLVKFINNFLASVTPFLFYSIGGYLALQGRLDIGQLVAVIAAYKDLPGPLKELIDWDQARQDVQVKYTQVVEQFKTDNLIDPALQVVSVDEPQRLDGPLSAFNLTLTDDSGAPTLEHVSIQFAPGEFTAIIGGAAAGGEALAEAIGRTVWPESGRISAGSTDLFDLPESVTGRRITYVASDAYFFFGSLRDNLLYGLKHAPLRDAEYDDAHIGMRKWEIDEAKAAGNPDFDIHSDWIDYEAAGATGPDDLFHSVAAVLDCVYLTKDILELALRSTIDPAAHEQLATHIVALRQTFREELEKAGLGNLVVPFEPDRYNVEATLGENLLFGNAIDEELMGRGIGRNKYFIDVVTRNGLDRTLYEMGYEIAENAVELFAGLPPDHPFFQQLTFMTADDIPHYQQLLQKLKGKDYSEVSDEDGRDIIRLSFAYIEPRHRFGLLSDELMTKIVEARRQFHEGMPEEMTGAFERYDPDTYTASASIMDNVLFGRVSHRQADGPERVRAMVISLLSEPGLFDQVLSIGLEFNLGPGGRRITQVQRQKLNLARALLRRSDFYVFNRPLPALDSRTQEQICQNALTLVRNNGQESAIVWVLSNTSLTDLFDRVLIFDKGRLVGDGKHADLADNATFKELVS; encoded by the coding sequence ATGGAAAAAGGCCTGACACACTATATCTGGACTCACACGCGCAAACAGCAGCTTTGGATTCTGCTGATCGTCGCGCTGTCGATGATCCCCTATTTCATGTCGTTCGATCTGCCCAAGCAGATCGTCAACGGACCGATCCAGGGGCAAGGCTTCGAGGGTGAGGCCGCACGGCAGCTCTTCATGCGGATCGAGTTCGCCCTGCCGTTCTTTGGCAACGTCGTGTTTTTCCCGGGGATCGAGCTGAACCGCCTGCAGATGCTGATGGCGCTCAGCCTGGTCTTCCTAGGCCTGGTCGTCATCAACGGCCTCTTCAAGCTCTACATCAACACCTACAAGGGCCGGCTCGGCGAACGCCTTCTGCGCCGCATTCGCTTCGAGCTGGTGGATCGGGTGCTCCGCTTTCCACCTTCAAAATTCAAGCGCATGAAGGGTGCGGAGATCGCCAGCATGGTCAAGGACGAGGTGGAGCCGCTCGGCGGCTTCACCGGCGACGCCTTCGTCGCCCCGGCCCTGCTCGGCGGTCAGGCAGCGACCGCGCTGTTCTTCATCTTCGTGCAGAACGTCTGGCTCGGCATGATTGCCGGCATCATCGTCGCCGTCCAGGCGGTGCTCATCCCGCGCATGCGGCGCCGGCTTCTGGTTCTCGGCAGGGAAAGGCAATTGACCGCGCGCGAACTGGCCGGCCGCGTCAGCGAGATCGTCGACGGCATCGGCACGATCCACGCCTACGATACGTCCAACCTCGAACGCGCCGACGTCGCAGCTCGGCTCGGACGGATCTTCAAGATCCGTTACGACCTCTACCAGTGGAAATTTCTGGTCAAGTTCATCAACAACTTCCTGGCCTCGGTCACGCCATTCCTGTTCTACAGCATCGGCGGTTATCTGGCGCTGCAGGGTCGGCTCGATATTGGCCAGCTCGTCGCCGTGATCGCCGCCTACAAGGATCTCCCCGGCCCGCTGAAGGAACTGATCGACTGGGACCAGGCCCGCCAGGACGTGCAGGTCAAGTACACTCAGGTTGTCGAGCAGTTCAAGACTGACAACCTGATCGATCCTGCCCTGCAGGTCGTCTCGGTCGATGAGCCGCAACGTCTCGACGGCCCGCTGTCGGCTTTCAACCTGACGCTTACCGACGACAGCGGCGCACCTACCCTGGAACATGTCTCGATCCAGTTCGCCCCCGGCGAATTCACCGCGATCATCGGCGGGGCCGCGGCCGGCGGCGAGGCGCTTGCCGAGGCGATCGGCCGGACCGTCTGGCCGGAATCCGGGCGCATCTCGGCGGGAAGCACGGATCTGTTCGACCTTCCGGAGTCGGTGACCGGACGGCGCATCACCTATGTCGCCTCGGATGCCTACTTCTTCTTCGGCTCGCTGCGCGACAACCTGCTCTACGGCCTCAAGCACGCGCCACTCCGGGATGCCGAGTATGACGATGCACACATAGGCATGCGCAAGTGGGAGATCGACGAGGCGAAGGCTGCCGGAAACCCCGACTTCGACATCCACAGCGACTGGATCGACTACGAAGCGGCGGGCGCAACCGGCCCGGACGACCTCTTCCACTCCGTCGCCGCGGTTCTCGACTGCGTCTACCTGACCAAGGACATCCTTGAACTGGCGCTGCGCTCCACCATCGATCCTGCGGCGCACGAGCAGTTGGCGACCCATATCGTCGCGCTGCGCCAGACCTTCCGCGAGGAGCTGGAAAAGGCCGGTCTCGGCAACCTCGTCGTGCCGTTTGAGCCGGATCGCTACAACGTCGAAGCCACGCTTGGCGAGAACCTCCTGTTCGGCAACGCAATCGACGAAGAACTGATGGGACGCGGCATTGGCCGCAACAAATACTTCATCGACGTCGTCACGCGCAACGGCCTCGACCGCACCCTCTACGAAATGGGTTACGAGATCGCCGAGAACGCGGTCGAGCTCTTTGCCGGCCTGCCGCCGGATCATCCGTTCTTCCAGCAGCTCACCTTCATGACGGCGGACGACATCCCGCATTATCAGCAGTTGCTGCAGAAGCTGAAGGGCAAGGACTACTCCGAGGTCTCCGACGAGGACGGGCGCGATATCATCCGCCTGAGCTTTGCCTACATCGAGCCGCGGCATCGCTTCGGTCTCCTGAGCGATGAACTGATGACCAAGATCGTCGAGGCCCGCCGCCAGTTCCACGAAGGCATGCCGGAGGAAATGACAGGCGCGTTCGAACGCTACGACCCGGACACCTATACGGCCTCGGCCAGCATCATGGACAACGTGCTCTTCGGCCGCGTCAGCCATCGCCAGGCAGACGGCCCGGAGCGTGTACGCGCCATGGTGATCTCGCTGCTCAGCGAGCCCGGCCTCTTTGACCAGGTCCTGTCGATCGGTCTGGAATTCAATCTCGGCCCGGGCGGACGGCGGATCACCCAGGTGCAACGCCAGAAACTCAATCTTGCCCGCGCGCTGCTGCGACGGTCCGATTTCTATGTCTTCAACCGCCCGTTGCCGGCACTCGATTCACGGACGCAGGAACAGATCTGCCAGAACGCGCTGACGCTGGTGCGCAACAACGGCCAGGAATCGGCGATTGTCTGGGTGCTGTCGAACACGTCGCTGACGGATCTTTTCGATCGGGTTTTGATCTTCGACAAAGGCCGGCTCGTGGGAGACGGTAAACATGCCGATCTCGCAGACAATGCGACATTCAAGGAATTGGTGTCATAA
- a CDS encoding glycosyltransferase yields the protein MSEIGMPGPRVFFYVQHLLGIGHIARASRIARALVGDGFDVTMVTGGAPVQGFPGAGIKHVELPPVVAGDAGFSGLVDLAGNPVDDAFRDRRRDLLLAAFREIRPDIVIIEAFPFGRRQVRFELLPLLDEIAGMKERPIVLSSLRDILQEKSKPGRDEESVALATSHFDGILVHGDPSFARLEDSFSLAERIADRVIYTGLVAAPRPAPPSERFDILVSAGGGAVGAALNEAAIGAARALPKALRWCLIAGPNLPQTAFEATVDSAPDNVSVVRFRPDFPSLLAAARLSVSQSGYNTVCDILRAGCRAVFVPFTAGGETEQTARALRLEKLGLATVVPECTLSPEGLTRAIETALQRPTQNLPPLDLDGARRTSSILRALLAGTSVSDLARQTSVR from the coding sequence ATGAGCGAAATCGGAATGCCGGGGCCGCGCGTTTTCTTCTACGTCCAGCACCTTCTCGGAATCGGCCACATTGCCCGCGCCAGCCGCATCGCCCGGGCCCTCGTCGGGGACGGCTTCGACGTAACCATGGTCACGGGCGGGGCGCCGGTACAGGGTTTTCCCGGTGCCGGCATCAAGCACGTCGAGCTGCCGCCCGTGGTCGCAGGCGATGCCGGCTTCTCCGGCCTCGTCGATCTCGCGGGCAACCCGGTCGACGACGCCTTCCGCGATCGCCGTCGCGATCTCCTGCTCGCAGCCTTCCGGGAAATCAGGCCGGACATTGTCATCATCGAAGCTTTTCCGTTCGGCCGCCGCCAGGTGCGCTTCGAACTTCTTCCGCTGCTGGATGAAATCGCCGGTATGAAGGAACGACCGATCGTGCTCTCCTCGCTGCGCGACATCCTGCAGGAGAAGAGCAAGCCCGGCCGCGACGAGGAGAGCGTGGCGCTTGCGACCAGTCACTTTGATGGCATCCTCGTCCATGGCGATCCGTCCTTCGCAAGGCTGGAGGACAGCTTCTCGCTGGCGGAACGGATCGCTGACAGGGTCATCTACACCGGGCTTGTCGCCGCCCCGCGGCCCGCCCCGCCCTCCGAGCGTTTCGACATCCTCGTCTCGGCCGGCGGCGGCGCCGTTGGCGCTGCGTTGAACGAGGCCGCCATAGGCGCTGCGCGCGCCCTGCCCAAGGCCCTGCGCTGGTGCCTCATCGCGGGCCCCAACCTGCCGCAAACCGCCTTTGAAGCCACCGTCGACAGTGCTCCCGACAACGTCTCCGTCGTACGCTTCCGGCCGGATTTCCCAAGCCTGCTTGCAGCCGCGCGGCTCTCCGTATCCCAATCCGGATACAACACCGTATGCGACATACTCCGCGCCGGTTGCCGCGCCGTCTTCGTGCCGTTCACTGCCGGCGGCGAAACCGAGCAGACCGCCCGTGCCCTGCGTCTTGAGAAGCTTGGGCTTGCCACGGTCGTTCCGGAATGCACGCTTTCGCCGGAGGGGCTGACACGGGCGATCGAAACGGCGCTGCAACGGCCGACACAGAACCTGCCGCCGCTCGACCTCGACGGTGCGCGAAGAACGTCGAGCATCCTGCGCGCACTTCTCGCCGGAACCTCCGTCAGCGACCTTGCGCGACAGACTTCTGTGCGATGA
- a CDS encoding glycosyltransferase family 4 protein, with amino-acid sequence MTSQKKIAVILKGYPRLSETFIAQELLGLERAGFDLTLISMRHPTDTKRHPVHDEIRAPVHYLPEYLYQEPLRVVRGLVKSYRLPGFKAAFRAFLKDLRRDFTPNRFRRFGQAAVLCAEWPAGTDWLHAHFIHTPASVARYTSLMNGIPWTCSAHAKDIWTSPDWELEGKLSDTRWTVTCNQTGFDRLRVLANGKNHVHLSYHGLDLDRFAPFPGEHSMRDGSDRDNPVTIVSVGRAVDKKGYDVLLNALSLLPAELSWRFIHIGGGPNLAAMKQLAEKLGIAGRITWNGALDQQDVLDHYRRSDLFALACRITSDGDRDGLPNVLVEASSQRLVCVSTNISGIPELLKDGENGLVVPPENPKALATAIEQLIRDPALRKRLGEAAEQRVRSEFDHHTSIRQLKTLFENEWQAA; translated from the coding sequence TTGACATCGCAGAAGAAAATCGCCGTCATCCTGAAGGGCTATCCGCGGCTGTCGGAAACCTTCATCGCCCAGGAACTGCTGGGGCTGGAAAGGGCCGGCTTCGATCTGACGCTCATTTCCATGCGTCATCCGACCGATACCAAGCGCCATCCGGTCCATGACGAAATCCGGGCGCCCGTGCATTATCTCCCGGAATACCTGTACCAGGAACCGCTGCGCGTCGTTCGTGGGCTCGTCAAAAGCTATCGGCTGCCCGGCTTCAAGGCCGCCTTCCGTGCGTTCCTGAAAGACCTGCGCCGTGATTTTACCCCCAACCGCTTCCGCCGCTTCGGGCAGGCCGCCGTGCTTTGCGCCGAATGGCCGGCGGGAACGGACTGGCTGCACGCCCATTTCATCCATACGCCCGCATCCGTGGCGCGTTATACGAGCCTGATGAACGGCATCCCCTGGACCTGCTCGGCGCATGCCAAGGACATCTGGACCTCTCCCGACTGGGAGCTGGAAGGCAAGCTCTCCGACACACGCTGGACGGTGACCTGCAACCAGACCGGATTCGACCGCCTGCGCGTGCTGGCGAACGGCAAGAACCACGTCCATCTGAGCTATCACGGCCTCGATCTCGATCGCTTCGCCCCCTTTCCGGGCGAGCATTCGATGCGCGACGGATCTGACCGGGACAACCCGGTGACGATCGTCAGCGTCGGCCGCGCAGTCGACAAGAAGGGCTATGACGTGCTGCTCAATGCACTGTCGCTGCTGCCCGCCGAACTTTCCTGGCGGTTCATCCACATCGGCGGCGGGCCTAACCTTGCAGCCATGAAACAGCTCGCCGAAAAACTCGGCATCGCCGGCCGGATCACCTGGAACGGCGCGCTCGACCAGCAGGACGTGCTCGACCACTATCGCCGTTCGGACCTGTTCGCACTTGCCTGCCGCATCACATCCGATGGCGACCGGGACGGCCTGCCGAACGTGCTGGTAGAGGCGTCGAGCCAGCGGCTGGTTTGCGTATCGACCAACATCTCCGGCATCCCGGAGCTTCTGAAGGACGGCGAAAACGGTCTCGTCGTGCCGCCGGAGAATCCGAAGGCGCTGGCGACCGCGATTGAACAGCTGATCCGCGACCCGGCGCTGCGCAAACGGCTCGGTGAGGCAGCGGAGCAACGCGTTCGCTCCGAATTCGACCACCACACCAGCATCCGCCAGCTAAAGACCCTCTTCGAAAACGAATGGCAGGCCGCCTGA
- a CDS encoding glycosyltransferase family protein → MTRRLEDARILMYSHDTFGLGHLRRCRTIAHSLVEDFRGLNVLIISGSPIAGAFDYRARVDFVKIPSVIKLRNGEYTSMEQHIDLHETLKMRQSIIRHTAESFQPDIFIVDKEPMGLRGEVEETLAYLKACGTTLVLGLRDVMDAPHLLDAEWKRHDVMGKIAKYYDKVWVYGPPDFYDPLVGLDVPASVRARMNFVGFLQRSVSQEQGSEHRPKGDYILVTTGGGGDGASLIHDVVHAYKEDPDLTHKALIVLGPYMPANQRQKLLRKGSKIPYIEVIEFDNRMEELIAGATAVVAMGGYNTYCEILSFDKPALIIPRVNPREEQLIRATRASELGLVEMLSPEESRQPLVLSKVLKALPHRAPPSKTSKALRLEGLPHISQIVGDLLVSRDNTRLSIVQG, encoded by the coding sequence ATGACACGACGTCTGGAAGACGCCCGGATTCTGATGTACAGCCATGACACGTTTGGTCTTGGCCACCTGCGGCGCTGCCGCACGATCGCGCACTCGCTGGTCGAGGATTTCCGCGGCCTCAACGTCCTGATCATCTCCGGCTCCCCGATAGCCGGCGCCTTCGACTATCGCGCCCGCGTCGATTTCGTGAAGATTCCGAGCGTCATCAAGCTGCGCAACGGCGAATATACGTCGATGGAACAGCATATCGACCTGCACGAGACGCTGAAGATGCGGCAGTCGATCATCCGGCACACGGCCGAGAGCTTCCAGCCCGACATCTTCATCGTCGACAAGGAGCCGATGGGGCTGCGCGGCGAGGTCGAGGAGACGCTCGCCTATCTGAAAGCCTGCGGCACGACGCTGGTGCTCGGCCTGCGCGACGTCATGGATGCGCCGCATCTGCTCGACGCCGAATGGAAGCGCCATGACGTCATGGGCAAGATCGCCAAGTATTATGACAAGGTCTGGGTCTACGGCCCGCCGGATTTCTACGATCCGCTGGTCGGTCTCGATGTCCCGGCTTCGGTTCGGGCACGCATGAACTTCGTCGGCTTCCTGCAGCGCAGCGTCTCGCAGGAGCAGGGCTCGGAACACCGGCCTAAGGGCGACTATATTTTGGTGACCACCGGCGGCGGCGGCGACGGCGCCTCTCTGATCCACGACGTCGTCCATGCCTACAAGGAGGATCCGGACCTGACGCACAAGGCCCTGATCGTGCTCGGCCCCTACATGCCGGCCAATCAGCGGCAGAAGCTTTTGCGCAAGGGATCGAAGATCCCCTATATCGAGGTGATCGAGTTCGACAACCGCATGGAGGAACTGATCGCGGGCGCGACCGCAGTCGTTGCCATGGGCGGCTACAACACCTATTGCGAGATCCTCTCCTTCGACAAGCCGGCACTGATCATCCCCCGCGTCAACCCGCGCGAGGAACAGCTGATCCGGGCCACCCGCGCCTCCGAACTCGGCCTCGTCGAAATGCTGTCCCCGGAAGAATCCCGCCAGCCGCTGGTCCTTTCCAAGGTGCTGAAGGCGCTGCCCCATCGCGCGCCACCGTCAAAGACATCAAAGGCATTGAGACTTGAAGGATTGCCGCACATTTCCCAGATCGTCGGCGACCTGCTGGTGAGCCGGGACAACACGCGGCTCTCCATTGTACAAGGCTGA
- a CDS encoding ABC transporter permease, whose amino-acid sequence MNSPLPPSGSPLQHYVSTAPFDPYSVEAMTAGQAKVFQASQTRLMWWKFKKHRLALASAIFLLALYFMIVIAEFLAPYNLHTRNMDFIHAPPQRVRLFHEGQFVGPFVYGREMTLDMDTLRRVYTDNKNDVQKLRFFCSGDPYRFWGLFDASTHLVCPAEGGEMFLLGTDRLGRDVLSRIIYGARISITIGLIGIAVSFTLGIVIGGLAGYHGGYIDLFVQRIIEVLQSIPSIPLWMALAAIMPVSWSPILVYLGITVILGLLDWTGLARAVRSKLLALREEDYVLAAQLMGAKSSRIIGRHLVPGFMSHLIATATISIPGMILGETALSFLGLGLRPPITSWGILLTEARSVSVIAFYPWLLFPMIPVILVILAFNFLGDGLRDAADPYK is encoded by the coding sequence ATGAATTCACCGCTGCCGCCATCCGGCTCCCCCCTGCAGCATTACGTTTCGACTGCTCCCTTCGATCCCTACTCGGTCGAGGCGATGACGGCCGGCCAGGCCAAGGTCTTCCAGGCCTCGCAGACGCGACTGATGTGGTGGAAGTTCAAGAAGCACCGACTGGCGCTCGCCTCCGCCATCTTCCTGCTGGCGCTCTACTTCATGATCGTCATCGCCGAGTTCCTGGCGCCCTATAACCTGCACACGCGCAACATGGACTTCATCCATGCCCCGCCGCAACGGGTGCGCCTGTTCCACGAGGGGCAGTTCGTCGGGCCGTTCGTCTACGGGCGCGAGATGACGCTCGACATGGACACGCTGCGGCGCGTCTACACCGACAACAAGAACGACGTGCAGAAGCTGCGCTTCTTCTGCTCGGGCGACCCCTATCGCTTCTGGGGCCTGTTCGATGCGAGCACCCACCTCGTCTGCCCGGCCGAGGGTGGCGAGATGTTCCTGCTCGGCACCGATCGGCTCGGCCGAGACGTGCTGTCACGCATCATCTACGGCGCCCGGATCTCGATCACCATCGGCCTGATCGGCATTGCGGTGAGCTTCACGCTCGGTATCGTCATCGGAGGACTCGCAGGCTATCACGGCGGCTACATTGACCTCTTCGTCCAGCGTATCATCGAGGTCCTGCAGTCGATCCCGAGTATCCCACTGTGGATGGCGCTCGCCGCGATCATGCCCGTCAGCTGGAGCCCGATCCTGGTCTATCTCGGCATTACCGTCATTCTCGGCCTGCTCGACTGGACGGGGCTCGCGCGCGCTGTTCGCTCGAAGCTCCTCGCCCTGCGCGAGGAGGACTACGTACTGGCGGCGCAACTGATGGGCGCCAAGAGCAGCCGCATCATCGGCCGCCATCTCGTGCCCGGTTTCATGTCGCACCTGATCGCGACCGCAACCATCTCGATTCCCGGCATGATTCTCGGCGAAACCGCACTCAGCTTCCTCGGCCTCGGCCTGCGCCCGCCGATCACCAGCTGGGGCATCCTGCTCACCGAGGCGCGCAGCGTCAGTGTCATCGCCTTCTATCCGTGGCTATTGTTCCCGATGATCCCGGTCATTCTGGTGATACTCGCGTTCAATTTCCTTGGCGACGGCTTGCGGGACGCGGCCGATCCGTACAAATAA
- a CDS encoding ABC transporter permease yields the protein MLRYILWRIAVMVPTLFLISVLVFTIIELPPGDYFESYVSELRAMGEEADMEEIDALRERYGFDQPAPIRYFHWVGGMLQGDFGYSFEYQLPVSEVVGDRLWLTVLVSFVTILFTWLLAFPIGIYSATHQYSWGDYGLTFLGLLGLAIPNFMLALILMYFANIWFGTSIGHLMDQQYLNEPMSWAKAKSILEHLWIPVIIIGTAGTAGMVRRLRANLLDELQKQYVVTARAKGMNPFRALVKYPLRMSLNFFISDIGSILPQIISGAEITAIVLSLETTGPMLIKALQSQDMYLAGSFLMFLAFLTVIGVLISDIALALLDPRIRLQGGSTK from the coding sequence ATGCTGCGATACATCCTCTGGCGCATCGCCGTCATGGTACCGACGCTCTTCCTGATCTCGGTCCTCGTCTTCACCATCATCGAGCTGCCGCCGGGTGACTATTTCGAGAGCTACGTCTCGGAATTGCGGGCCATGGGCGAAGAGGCCGACATGGAGGAGATCGATGCGCTGCGCGAGCGCTACGGTTTCGACCAGCCGGCGCCGATCCGCTACTTCCACTGGGTCGGCGGCATGCTCCAGGGCGATTTCGGCTACTCCTTCGAGTACCAGCTCCCCGTTTCCGAAGTGGTCGGCGACCGGCTATGGCTGACAGTGCTCGTTTCCTTCGTCACCATCCTGTTCACCTGGCTGCTGGCCTTTCCGATCGGCATCTATTCGGCCACGCATCAATATAGCTGGGGCGACTACGGCCTGACGTTCTTGGGGCTCCTTGGCCTCGCCATCCCCAATTTCATGCTGGCGCTGATCCTGATGTACTTCGCCAACATCTGGTTCGGCACCTCGATCGGCCACCTGATGGACCAGCAGTACCTCAACGAGCCGATGAGCTGGGCCAAGGCGAAGTCGATCCTCGAGCACCTCTGGATCCCGGTCATCATCATCGGCACCGCCGGTACGGCCGGGATGGTGCGCCGGCTTCGCGCCAATCTGCTCGACGAATTGCAGAAGCAATACGTGGTGACGGCGCGCGCCAAGGGCATGAACCCGTTCCGCGCGTTGGTGAAATATCCGCTCCGCATGTCGTTGAACTTCTTCATCTCCGACATCGGCTCAATCCTGCCGCAGATCATTTCGGGCGCTGAAATCACGGCCATCGTGCTGTCGCTGGAGACAACCGGGCCGATGCTGATCAAGGCATTGCAGAGCCAGGACATGTATCTGGCCGGCTCGTTCCTGATGTTCCTTGCCTTCCTCACCGTCATCGGCGTGCTGATCTCCGATATCGCGCTCGCCCTTCTCGATCCGCGCATCCGACTTCAAGGCGGGAGCACCAAATGA
- a CDS encoding ABC transporter substrate-binding protein, translating to MITRRTLLGMLASTCLPVSLAQAAAMLHEPEFFKDKLADGSLPPMAERIPKVPRVVNMASMGRTPGQYGGSARMIIGGQKDIRLMTINGYARLVGIDEHLVLQPDILESFEQVENRVYTFRLRDGHRWSDGHPFTTDDFVYYWEDVLNNKEMRPRGLPLDLLSEGQPPRFEVVDPLTVRYSWDVPKPDFLQRLSGPQPLTIVLPAHYMKQFHAKYADADTLKKLVEEEGTDDWTGLHINRSRTYRPENPDLPTLDPWRNTIAPPAEQFIFERNPYFHRVDETGQQLPYIDRVLLNVSASGIIPAKAGAGETDIQANGLDFADYTFLKDAEKRYPIKVRLWEHTQGSRIALLPNLNCGDQVWRDLFRDVRFRRALSVAIDREEINKASFFGLARESADTILPQSPLFKEEYQRAWAQFDPGLANRLLDEAGLTWNEDESLRLLPDGREASLIVESAGESTLETDVLELVTDHWREVGLKLHVRTSQRDVFRSRALGGEIMISVQQGIDNGIPTADMSPSALAPTGDEQLQWPVWGLHYLSAEQKGEAPDLPEAKRLVDLMKLWKRTTSTAEREGIWREMLSIYTDQVFSIGIVNGTLQPVLTNRKIKNVPEKGLYGFDPTAFMGAYMPDTFWFDGSA from the coding sequence GTGATCACGCGTCGAACCCTTCTTGGCATGCTCGCCTCTACTTGCCTCCCGGTGTCTCTGGCGCAAGCAGCGGCCATGCTGCACGAACCGGAGTTCTTCAAGGACAAGCTCGCCGACGGCTCCCTGCCGCCGATGGCCGAGCGCATTCCGAAGGTTCCGCGCGTCGTCAACATGGCATCGATGGGGCGCACGCCCGGCCAGTATGGCGGCTCGGCGCGCATGATCATCGGCGGCCAGAAGGACATCCGCCTGATGACCATCAACGGTTACGCACGCCTCGTCGGCATCGACGAGCATCTCGTGCTGCAACCGGATATCCTCGAGAGCTTCGAACAGGTCGAAAACCGCGTCTATACCTTCCGGCTTCGCGACGGACATCGCTGGTCGGACGGACACCCCTTCACGACAGACGATTTCGTCTACTATTGGGAAGACGTGCTCAACAACAAGGAGATGCGTCCGCGCGGCCTGCCGCTCGATCTCCTCTCCGAAGGCCAGCCACCCCGCTTCGAGGTGGTCGACCCGCTGACGGTACGTTACTCGTGGGACGTCCCCAAGCCCGATTTCCTGCAGAGGCTCTCGGGACCCCAGCCGCTGACGATCGTGCTTCCAGCCCATTACATGAAGCAGTTTCATGCGAAATACGCCGATGCCGACACGCTAAAGAAGCTCGTCGAGGAAGAAGGCACCGACGACTGGACCGGCCTGCATATTAACCGTTCGCGGACCTACCGCCCGGAAAACCCGGACCTGCCGACGCTCGACCCGTGGCGCAATACGATCGCACCGCCGGCCGAGCAGTTCATCTTCGAGCGCAATCCCTATTTCCACCGCGTCGACGAAACAGGCCAGCAGTTGCCCTATATCGACAGGGTGCTGTTGAACGTCTCTGCCTCGGGCATCATCCCCGCCAAGGCCGGGGCCGGAGAAACCGACATCCAGGCGAACGGCCTCGACTTCGCCGACTACACGTTCCTCAAGGACGCCGAGAAGCGCTACCCGATCAAGGTCCGCCTGTGGGAGCACACGCAGGGCTCGCGCATCGCGCTGCTGCCGAACCTCAATTGCGGCGACCAGGTTTGGCGCGACCTCTTCCGCGACGTCCGCTTCCGCCGGGCGCTGTCGGTGGCGATCGACCGCGAGGAGATCAACAAGGCGAGCTTCTTCGGGCTGGCGCGCGAGAGCGCCGATACGATCCTGCCGCAAAGCCCCCTCTTCAAGGAGGAGTACCAGCGCGCCTGGGCACAGTTCGATCCCGGCCTGGCCAACCGGCTTCTGGACGAGGCTGGGCTGACCTGGAACGAGGACGAAAGCCTGCGCCTCCTGCCGGACGGACGGGAAGCGAGCCTAATCGTGGAATCGGCCGGCGAGAGCACGCTGGAAACCGACGTGCTGGAACTGGTCACCGACCACTGGCGGGAGGTGGGGCTGAAACTCCATGTACGCACCTCACAGCGCGACGTGTTCCGCAGCCGCGCACTTGGCGGCGAGATCATGATTTCGGTGCAGCAGGGCATCGACAACGGCATTCCGACCGCAGACATGTCGCCGTCCGCACTGGCGCCGACCGGCGACGAGCAACTGCAATGGCCGGTCTGGGGCTTGCACTATCTCTCTGCCGAACAGAAGGGCGAGGCGCCGGACCTTCCCGAAGCAAAACGGCTGGTCGACCTGATGAAGCTCTGGAAGCGCACGACATCGACTGCCGAGCGCGAGGGGATCTGGAGGGAAATGCTGTCGATCTACACCGACCAGGTGTTCTCGATCGGTATCGTCAACGGAACGCTGCAGCCAGTCCTTACCAACAGGAAGATCAAGAACGTGCCGGAGAAAGGGCTGTACGGCTTCGACCCGACTGCTTTCATGGGAGCCTACATGCCCGACACCTTCTGGTTCGACGGGAGCGCCTGA